One Bacteroidales bacterium DNA window includes the following coding sequences:
- a CDS encoding AAA family ATPase gives MFIKKITIRNFRLFSTEKDFEIDNINIPDGITEGSGLNVFVGENGSGKTTLLEAFALPILEYKTENFGIENFNNPNNKIEINIYSQEEFEVDGTMPKGSFKAKGLHFEAGVRTRGTKTYLSSVVVNDQKFIKVDPSKPADNSPDLRVNVNNPFKGKRFNENDVLFLDRNRLFQARSGNFNTTRFDRLMEDFSYQYLKSVEAGITNINDDLNEKIKKEKVENKFLSEAIKRFEKISGLQIKLDFLDNYQPFRNAFFAATKENNQQISLSNLGSGYEMIFAFLYSFYLARQSGKQLIVLIDEPELHLHPRLQEKFVKFLLESSKSIQILLASHSPLLVKQLSENDKVKIRILANKGQGVSEIGKRVLPYISANETNFLAFNLATEEYHNELYEELKSIHGINKDYRQFDNDFFVTTKEEPKNSSWRGTPNEVSEHTFIRNQIHHQKENGKVEYSKLKSSIEKMRSFF, from the coding sequence ATGTTTATTAAAAAAATTACAATAAGAAATTTCAGACTCTTTTCAACAGAAAAGGATTTTGAAATTGATAATATAAATATCCCCGACGGGATAACTGAGGGATCGGGGCTAAATGTTTTTGTCGGTGAAAATGGAAGCGGCAAAACCACCCTACTGGAAGCCTTTGCGCTTCCTATTTTAGAGTATAAGACCGAAAATTTTGGTATAGAAAATTTTAACAATCCAAATAATAAAATTGAAATCAACATTTATTCTCAAGAAGAATTTGAGGTTGATGGAACAATGCCCAAAGGGTCGTTTAAGGCAAAAGGGTTGCATTTTGAAGCTGGTGTGCGAACAAGAGGAACCAAAACTTATTTATCTTCAGTTGTTGTCAATGATCAAAAATTTATAAAAGTTGATCCATCAAAACCAGCAGACAACAGCCCCGATTTGAGGGTGAATGTAAACAATCCATTTAAAGGTAAGCGATTCAACGAAAATGATGTGTTGTTTTTGGATAGGAATAGGTTGTTTCAAGCACGGTCAGGTAACTTCAATACAACGCGCTTTGATAGGTTAATGGAAGATTTTAGTTATCAATATTTGAAGAGCGTAGAGGCTGGTATCACAAACATAAATGATGACTTGAATGAAAAAATCAAAAAAGAAAAAGTTGAAAATAAATTTTTATCCGAAGCAATCAAAAGATTTGAGAAAATTAGCGGTTTACAAATAAAATTAGACTTTTTGGACAATTACCAGCCATTTAGAAATGCGTTCTTTGCTGCCACAAAAGAAAACAATCAGCAAATATCTTTAAGTAATCTCGGTTCTGGGTATGAGATGATTTTTGCCTTCTTGTATTCATTTTATCTTGCTCGGCAAAGTGGGAAGCAACTGATTGTTTTAATTGATGAACCTGAATTACATTTACATCCGCGCTTACAAGAAAAATTTGTTAAGTTCTTACTGGAGTCTTCCAAAAGTATCCAAATACTTCTTGCTTCCCATTCTCCTTTATTAGTCAAACAACTTTCAGAGAACGACAAAGTTAAAATACGAATTTTAGCAAATAAGGGGCAAGGAGTATCAGAAATAGGAAAGCGCGTTTTGCCTTATATTTCGGCAAATGAAACTAATTTTCTAGCATTCAATTTAGCAACAGAGGAATATCATAATGAACTTTATGAAGAACTAAAATCAATTCATGGAATCAATAAAGATTATAGACAATTTGATAATGATTTTTTTGTTACTACAAAAGAAGAGCCAAAAAACTCATCATGGAGAGGAACGCCGAATGAAGTTAGTGAACATACTTTTATAAGAAATCAGATTCATCATCAAAAAGAAAATGGAAAAGTTGAATATAGCAAGTTAAAATCATCAATAGAAAAAATGAGAAGTTTCTTCTAA